Proteins from a genomic interval of Cytophagia bacterium CHB2:
- a CDS encoding glycoside hydrolase, with protein NLIAVRVYDDMLAGGILDGDVGIYYQPDEIHILSSLAGEWKLKMGDDLRWADSDFDDAGWQKVDAPVMWDSFGYKDYDGVGWYRKRFTVPQNARSEKLILFLGKIDDVDEVYLNGKKLGRTGPWPNDIRDFENYGNHYQEYRAYFIPANQLQLDGENVLAVRVFDGLVHGGIWDGPLGLVSQRDYRSWERRNSSQADFFKWIWGK; from the coding sequence CAATCTCATCGCCGTGCGCGTTTACGACGATATGCTGGCCGGCGGCATCCTCGATGGTGATGTGGGTATTTATTATCAACCGGATGAAATCCACATACTCTCCTCGCTCGCGGGTGAATGGAAGTTGAAAATGGGCGATGATCTGCGTTGGGCGGACAGCGATTTTGACGACGCCGGCTGGCAGAAGGTCGACGCGCCTGTGATGTGGGACAGCTTTGGCTACAAAGACTACGACGGTGTGGGATGGTATCGCAAACGATTCACGGTTCCGCAAAACGCCCGCAGTGAAAAGTTGATTTTGTTTTTGGGAAAAATCGACGATGTTGATGAAGTTTATTTGAATGGCAAAAAACTGGGGCGCACCGGCCCCTGGCCCAATGATATCAGAGACTTTGAAAATTATGGCAATCACTATCAAGAGTATCGCGCCTACTTCATTCCTGCCAATCAATTGCAGCTCGACGGTGAAAACGTCCTGGCCGTGCGGGTTTTCGATGGCCTGGTGCACGGCGGCATTTGGGACGGGCCTCTGGGCCTGGTCTCGCAGCGTGACTACCGGAGCTGGGAGCGGCGCAACTCTTCACAAGCCGATTTCTTCAAGTGGATTTGGGGCAAATAA
- the miaA gene encoding tRNA (adenosine(37)-N6)-dimethylallyltransferase MiaA codes for MIDRRTSFSHALVITGPTAAGKTEVALELARHVPAEIISADSRQVYRDMDIGTAKPTPEQLRQAPHHFIDIRNPDEIYTAGEYGRAARRVVLDILNAGKLPLIVGGSGFYLQALLEGFSAALPSDLSVRAHLKHRLQNEGSSALHAELKQIDPQAAARLHINDAHRIVRALEVYQISGLSLSALQQQKAEPAPFAYLVFCLTMDRARLYQRINRRVEQMLEAGLLDECRRLHALGFSRDLNALQTVGYQECFQFLAGEISFETMKELIQRHTRQYAKRQLTWFRKMAHCEWITIEEDQTATALAFEITQRMNIRRNAKSFPEKRSTK; via the coding sequence GTGATCGATCGCCGAACTTCTTTCTCACACGCCCTCGTGATTACCGGTCCGACCGCCGCCGGCAAAACCGAGGTCGCGCTGGAATTAGCGCGGCATGTTCCCGCCGAAATCATATCTGCTGACTCTCGCCAAGTCTACCGCGACATGGACATCGGCACGGCCAAGCCCACCCCAGAACAACTCCGGCAGGCGCCTCATCATTTCATCGACATTCGCAACCCGGATGAAATTTATACGGCCGGTGAATACGGCCGCGCGGCGCGCCGCGTTGTGCTGGACATTCTAAATGCCGGCAAGCTGCCGCTGATCGTGGGCGGCTCGGGTTTTTATTTGCAGGCCTTGCTGGAAGGTTTCTCGGCTGCGCTGCCTTCTGATTTGAGCGTGCGCGCCCACCTCAAGCATCGCCTGCAAAACGAAGGCAGCAGCGCATTACACGCCGAATTGAAGCAGATTGATCCGCAGGCCGCCGCCCGCCTGCACATTAACGATGCCCATCGCATCGTGCGCGCGCTGGAAGTTTATCAAATCTCCGGCCTCAGCCTTAGCGCCTTGCAGCAACAAAAGGCGGAGCCTGCGCCGTTTGCGTATCTCGTTTTTTGTTTGACAATGGATCGCGCCAGGCTTTATCAGCGCATCAATCGGCGCGTCGAGCAGATGCTGGAAGCAGGTTTGCTGGATGAATGCCGGCGCTTGCACGCGCTCGGTTTTTCGCGTGATTTGAATGCTTTACAAACGGTGGGCTACCAGGAGTGCTTTCAATTTCTTGCCGGAGAAATCTCCTTCGAAACGATGAAAGAATTGATTCAGCGCCACACGCGGCAATACGCCAAGCGGCAATTGACGTGGTTTCGCAAGATGGCGCATTGTGAGTGGATTACGATAGAGGAAGATCAAACAGCAACAGCATTGGCGTTTGAAATTACACAGAGGATGAATATTCGCCGAAACGCAAAATCGTTTCCAGAAAAAAGATCAACAAAGTAA